The uncultured Mailhella sp. genome segment CGCCCTGCCCTTCTTCGTGGCCAACAATCCCGACCGCTACAAGGCCATGGACGCCATTGAAGCCGGCGAGTCCGGCAAGATGCTCGTCGCCGCCGTGGAAAAGACCGGCGTGAAGTTCATCGGCTGGGGCGAAAACGGCTTCCGCGAACTTACCACCAGCAAGGGCCCCATCAATCATCCTTCCGACATGAAGGGCATGAAGCTGCGCGTGTGCGGCACGCCCATCTTCGCCGACATCTTCACCGCTCTCGGCGCGAATCCGCAGGCCATCAACTGGTCCGAGGCCGTGACCGGCTTCCAGCAGGGCATCGTGGACGGTCAGGAAAACCCCACCAACGGCATCAACATCACGCTCCAGATCTGGACCTGGCACAAGTATCACACCGACTGGCACTACATGATCGATCCGCTGCTGCTCACCTCCAACGCCAAGGTGTGGAAGTCCTTCTCCAAGGAAGATCAGGCCATCCTCATGGAATGCGCCAAGGAAATGGAAAAGTACAGCAAGGCTCTCTCCCGCCTCGGCTTCGACGACGGTTCCTCCCTCGCCTTCCTCCAGAGCATAAACAAGGTGCCCGCCGTGACCGATCCCTTCAAGACCATGGAAGAACACGGCATGAACATCGTGAAGTTCACGCCTGAACAGGTCAGGGAATTCTACGACGCCACCAAGAGCGTGCGCGACAAGTGGACCAAGGAAGTCGGCCCCGAACTCGTGAAGGCCGCCGAGGCCGACATGAAGGCCGCTCAGTAAAACAACATGTTCCGGGAGCGGCCGGGCCGCTCCCGTCTTTTCATCATCGGGGATTCTCACTATGTGGAACTTTCTGAACGCACGCTTCGAGGAACTGCTCGGAGCCGTACTGCTGGCCGTGATGGCGTGCATATCGTTCATCAACGTGATCGTGCGCTACTGCACCAATTTTTCGTTTTCCTCGTCGGAAGAGCTCACCGTCAACCTCTTCGTGTGGATAGTGCTGCTGGGAACCTCCCGCGCCTTCCGCGAAGGCGGGAACTTCAGCATGAATCTGCTCTACGACGCCATGCCCCGCCCCCTCAGAAAGCTCCTCTACATTTTCGGCACGCTGTGCAGCATCGCGTTCTTCGCCGCCCTCTGCTGGCAGGGATACATTGAAGTCAAGGACGAAATCGAACTCGAAGTGATTTCCGAATCGCTGGCCATTCCGGTCTGGATCTACACCATCGCCACGCCGCTCTTTTCCGCCCTCATCATCGTGCGCATTCTCCAGAAGCTCTGGGAAGACTTCCGTTCCAGAAACTACTAGTCCCCCGCAAGGACCCTGATCCGCACGTCAAACCGCTTGCTTCAAACGCCTTCCGCGTCTTTGAAGTCTGGAGAATTTTGCATGGATACCTCACTTTTTCACGATCCGGCCTTCTGGCTTCTCGTCACCTTCATCGTTCCGCTCATCTTCCGCGTGCCCATAGCCATCTCTCTCGGCGTTTCCGCCATCTTCGTCGGCTGGTGGTGGGACATGGGCATCGACATGCTCTCCTACAACTTCTTTGCCGGCATCGCCAAGGTGCCGCTGCTCGCCATTCCGTTCTTCATTCTCGCGGGCTTCATCATGGAACGCGCGGGCATCGCGGCCCGCATCGTCATGCTCGTGGAAACCCTCGTCGGCAACATGACCGGCGGCCTCGCCGTCGCCACCGTGGGCGTCGCCACCTTCTGGGGCGCCGTCAGCGGCTCCGGCCCCGCCACCGTGGCCGCCCTCGGCCTCATCCTCATTCCCGCCATGGTCAAGAGCGGCTACGACAAGCCCTTCGCCGCCGCCACCGTGTCCGTCACTTCCGGCCTTGCCATCGTCATTCCGCCGAGCATCGCGTTCATCGTGTACGGCGGCATTGCCGACGTCTCCGTGCCCGCCCTCTTTGCCGCAGGCTTCATTCCCGGCGTGGTGGTCGCCATCTTCCTCATGGCCTCCGTGCTCATCACCTCCAGAAAGAAGGGTTATCGCGGCAAACCGCGCTCCATGCCCGTGTCCAGGGCCCTGCGCGAAGCCTTCTGGGGCGTCATGACCCCGGTCGTCATTCTCGGCGGCATCTACGGCGGCGTGTTCACCCCCACCGAAGCCGCCGCCGTGGCCATCTTCTACGGCCTGTTCGTGGGCGTGTTCATCTACCGCACCATCAACAAGCTCTCCATCCTTGTGGACGTGCTCGTGGAATCCGTGAAGGCCACCGCCGTCATCATGTTCGTGGTCACCTGCGCAGGTCTCTACGCCTGGGTCGCCAGCACCGTGGGACTCGTGGAGCGCGGCGCTTCCGTGCTGCTCTCCCTCTCCGACAACCCCATCGTGCTGCTCCTGCTCATCAACGTGATCCTCTTCATCGCGGGCATGCTGCTCGACGCCATTTCCATCTACTACGTGCTGCTGCCCTTCCTGCTGCCCATCATGGCTCATTTCGGCTGGGATCCCGTGTGGTTCGGCGTCATGATGACCATCAACCTCGCCCTCGGTCAGGTCACGCCGCCCGTGGCCGTGAACCTCTACGTGGGCGCAAAAATCAGCAACCTCACCATGGAAGAAATCACGCCGCCCGTGCTGCCCATGCTCCTTGCGTCCGTGCTGGCCCTCGTGGTCATCGTGCTCTTCCCCGACATCACCCTCTTCCTGCCGCGCCTGCTCGGCATGTAACCATCCCGGCTCCGCATTTCGGGGCCGGAAGCCTTCGGCTCGTCTAAGAAAGAAAAAAGGCCGCCCGGCAACGGACGGCCTCTTTTCATGCCTCAAAGAGGGCTATACCTTTCCCAGAAAATCACGCTGGAAAAAGCCGAAATGCAGGTGATGGAACAGGGAGTCGCGATCGACGCCCCGCACCTCGGCCTTCATGGCGTCCAGCACGGCGGCGTCTTTCCAGTCGTCCACCACGCGGCCGCGCCGGGCAAGATCCTCGGCCACGGACTTCGCATCCCTGAGGCGCGCTGCGGCGGCGTCCAGCGCCTCGTCATCGAGGCAGTCCCGAAGGCTCATGCGGTAGGCGTTCTCATCCAGCAGACGGAGCTTTTCATAAGTTTCCCTGTCGATGAACGACGGCCGGAACAGCTGATTGAAGCCCAGATGCCTGCGCATGACGCCGAGCTGATCCTCATTGAGCGTGCTGCCGTCCACCACCACGGAAAGATGAACTCCCGCGCCGGAAAGCTGCGCCTGAAGCGCCGGATTCCCGGCAATGTTCACCTGCGTCGCGTCGTCGGGAAGATCGGGCATGAAGATGCGCAGAATCCGCTTCTGATCGTCGCTGAGGGCAGATGCGTCCACCATGACCGGCAGAGGTCCGGCATGCGCGGCCTCAAGCGCCTGCCGAAGTTCGTCCCTGCCGGCAATGTCCACCTTCGCCACGCCCACCTTGCGCGCGCCGAAGCTCGCATCGTTGTCGATGCCCGTCACCTTCACCGCGCCGGTTTCGGGATTGATGTCCACAAGATAGTTCTGATAATGACGGTCCGCCTGACCGGAAAGCGCGTCCGCCCATTCCAGCCTGTTCAGCTCGCGCATGAGATTGGCCCGCATGTCGTCGAGCAGGCCTTTCTTTCTGAGTCCGCTCACGACCTGCCCAAGCGTCAGCTTGTTGCCCCGGCCGTCGGGCACGCACGGACGCCCCGTCATGAGGTCGCAGGCCGTGCTGCCCGGAGCCTTCTCCATGAACAGTCCCACGCGCCCGTCGTACACGCCTATGCGGGAGCGGGCCACGGCGTCGCCGCAACCTGCGGCATCGGCGCTGCGGCTGGCCGCCACGTTGATCTGCATGACGCGCGCCCCGGCCCGGTAGCCGAGCCGGTACACGGTGAGATCGGGAAAGCCCTGCCGCGCGGCCGTTTCCGGCTTGAACACCAAAGGCACGTCTTCGCCGTTCTCGCTGCGGTACACGCACAGCGTCACGGTGTTGGCCGCGCCGTGCCCCAGCACTTTGGCGCTCTTCAGCGTGTCGCTGCCGGCCTTCATTTCAAGCTGATCAGTCGGAATGCCCCGCAGCGACGCCTCAAGAAGCGTGGAAATAGCCACGTTGTGCTCGAAGGCCGCGGCAATGTATTCGCCGCGCAGCACGGCGCGATCGGCTGCCGTGCCCGCATACATGGCGGCAATTTCCTCCGCCTGCGCCTCGACAATGGGCTGACGGGTCGAGAGCGTGCCGGCAAATTTTTCCAGAAACGCCGCGCCCGCGCCCTCGCAGAAGTCGCTGCTGCGGGCTGCGGCAAACAGATTGACCGCCTCCCGGACCGAAATGGAAACGCCGCACCTTCCGAGAAAGTTGCGCAGGGCAACGCTGTTCGACAATCCGCCGCTGCCTGCGAGGTACAGAGCGTAGAGCAGCGTGGAATTCTTGTCCGTGCTGCCGGAACGAAGCCGCCGCCACGCCTGCATCAGCCCGCTTCTGACTCTGTCCGGCGAGGACGCGCCCGCCTGAACGTCCCCTTTCAGGGCCCTGAGATCGGCATTGTACCGGGCAAGGCCGCCGGCGACATCCATCAGCGCGTTCCGCAGTCTGGTCAGGCCGGTCTTCGAGGCCAGGGCGCGGCACATGTCGGGATCAATGACGGGCATGAGCTCGTCCACGGCCTTCACGACCTCCCCGTGCAGCGAACAGCCGGACAAATTTCCGAGCCTGACGGCGCAGCGGTCCAAAAGATCGTTCAGGCCTGCGTGCAGACTCCTGTCCTCCACGCTCATGCCGTCGGTGTTCAGCAGCGCCACCGCGGCCCGCGCCCTGTCGAGCACGTCCCTCACATCGGCGGCCTCGCGGCGGAACTGCTGTTCCGACATGCCCGCGCCCTGCTGCTCCAGCCTGTCGAGCGCGTCGAAAAGTTCCCTCATCTGCCCGGCCACGCGCCTTTGCAGCGTGCGCTCGTGCATGCCGGGCGCAAGCGCCTTCATGCCGCCGGAAACGGTCATGTCGCCCATGTCCGCCATACGGTCCCGCATGTTCGCGCGCACGACCTGCTGCTCGGCGGAAAGCCCTTCCCCGCTTCCGCCCGCAAGCTGGAGCGACGCCACAAGATTCAGCGCCTCCGAGGCCCGGTACTGGGTGGATTGCAGCAGCGAAGAAAGCAGCGCGGAATCGTTCCCCGACGCCTCCATGAAGCGGCGCACCTCGCCGTAGAGCGCGTTCTGCGCCTTCGTGTACGCCGAAAGCCTGTTCAGCAGCGCCTCGGGAAGCGGCACCCCGGCAAAGGAGCGGGCCGGAATGCCCGCCAGAGCCGCGGCCGCCTTGTCGCAGGCCCGGGCCGCATCCATGAGGCGGCCGTGCGTGCGCCGCAGGCCGCTGAAAAGCCCCGGACGCGGAATATTCCGGGCAAGCTCGGCGTACACCGAACCGGTCAGACAGGGCAGATTGCCCGACGCGCGCCCGAGCAGCCTGTCGAGGCGCTTCTGCGCGCCCTGAAGCTGCACCGCCACCGGCATGGCGGCAGGCCGCGCCGCCTCCGGGCGGATTTCCTGTTCCACGGCGGGAGACGTCGCAACGGCATGGCTGCCGCTGACGGAAGGTTCCGGCAGATCCGATATCAAAGGAGTATGAAGAGGATTATGAACCTGACTCATGTGCTTCTCCCCCGCTAAACCCGCATCCACATGCTGAAGGGCACGCTTTCTTCGCAGCGCATGTCCCCGGTTTCCAGACAGTCCAGAAGACCGTCCACGTCGTCGCCTCCGCGCTCCGCGCCTTCGCCCGTGAGCGACCAGCGGCAGCCCAGATCGTTCACGAACACGCGCAGCTCTCCGCTCCCGGGCCTGCTTTGCAGGCAGACTTCCGCCAGACGAAAGGCAGCCTCAAGATCTTCCCGCTCCTCCGCAGGATCGCCGAAGGCCCGGTTCCAAGGCAGACTCACGCCGAACCGAAACGAGCCCTCCTTCAGCAGAAAAAGCACGCGCATCCCCTGAAGGCCGCCTCCCGCAAGCCCGAAGCCCACGTATCCGCCTTCGTAAAAAGGAACGTCCCCGTCGGAAGAAGGCGCGGAGGCCGCCGCCTCTTCGGAACCGCCGACGTTTGCGCCCGCCCGGGCGTCTTCGTCCTCGCCGGAGTCCGAAACGGCGTCCGAAGCCTCGGCCTCCGAGCTCTCCTGCCGACCGCTCCAGGCGTCGAGCACGGCGTCCATGTCTCCGGGCAGCACGGGAACAAAGGACACGGGACGCATGTCCGTGGCAAAAAAGTTGTCATCCGTTCGATCCAGCACGTCCAGGGCCGACAGTGGCACCGGCGGACAGGGAATATCGTTGTCTTTCAGAAATTCCGTCAACCCCTCGGGAAGACGTACCGCTTCGCGTTCAGACATGCAGGCCTCCTCATGACGCCAAAGTTGGCGGCGCGCCGGAAAAAACGCTCCGTATGAAGGATAAAGCAAAAATCGTGCCGCAAGACAACGATAGACGCAGCCGCTCTCTTCGGCAATCCCCGCGCCGTGCCCCCGGGCCCCGGCCGCCCCTCACTTCGGCCCGTCCCGGCCGCCCCGCCTTTCCGCCCTTGCCCTCGCTTCGACAGCCCGGATAAAACCGGTTCCAGATTCCCCCGCTCCTCATTTCGGCAGGCCCGCATTTCGTCCGCTCAGCGCCGGGCGTCCCCGCGCCGACAATTCCCTCCCCGATGCGGCCCCCGGCTCTTTCCGGCTCTCAGCTTTGCGCGGCCACCGGGCAACATCCGCCCTTGCCCCATCGCGTCCGCTCCCGCCCGGCGTCCCGGCTCCGACCCGAATCAAAACGCCGCCCGAAATCCCCGCCGAAACCACGCCGATCAACGCCCCGAAACGTCCGCCGCCCGGCGCAGCGCTCCTTGAACACTTCCGGCGCATACAAAAAAGCCGCATTCGCCCCCTCCCGGGCGCAAAACACGCTCTTTCTCCGGCTCTTGCCCGCTTCCGTCGTTTCCCGACTGCAAAAATCTGCGGTTCCGGGCCACACTGCTGTGGATTGATTATAAGAATCTCTTTGACTTTCCCCGCAATTTCGGATGTCCAATAGGACATATCTTTCGTTAAAAAATTCTCTCCTGCGCTCCGGCTCCGCGCCGGAACCTCGGCGGACGTCCGCCAAGGGACCGAAGCCGCGTCGGAGCGGCGTTGTCGGCGTCTCTCCGGAAAGATGCATCGGAAAAACGTTCGTGGTCAGGGGCTCGGACGTTCGGCGTCTTTCAGGCCAGCCGACAGCCGGGCTCAACATCCGCCCGTCCCCGGCGGGCGCTTCCGCCCGGAAAATTTTTCTGG includes the following:
- a CDS encoding TRAP transporter small permease, translated to MWNFLNARFEELLGAVLLAVMACISFINVIVRYCTNFSFSSSEELTVNLFVWIVLLGTSRAFREGGNFSMNLLYDAMPRPLRKLLYIFGTLCSIAFFAALCWQGYIEVKDEIELEVISESLAIPVWIYTIATPLFSALIIVRILQKLWEDFRSRNY
- the dctP gene encoding TRAP transporter substrate-binding protein DctP; its protein translation is MNRLFRTALMAAVCVGLLSAPAFAAYKKEYKLSVVPAATSGWGLSATYFADLVKERTNGRINIKVYPGAQLMAGKQTSELLLVRRGAIDFALASTINWSPQVQELNLTALPFFVANNPDRYKAMDAIEAGESGKMLVAAVEKTGVKFIGWGENGFRELTTSKGPINHPSDMKGMKLRVCGTPIFADIFTALGANPQAINWSEAVTGFQQGIVDGQENPTNGINITLQIWTWHKYHTDWHYMIDPLLLTSNAKVWKSFSKEDQAILMECAKEMEKYSKALSRLGFDDGSSLAFLQSINKVPAVTDPFKTMEEHGMNIVKFTPEQVREFYDATKSVRDKWTKEVGPELVKAAEADMKAAQ
- a CDS encoding TRAP transporter large permease translates to MDTSLFHDPAFWLLVTFIVPLIFRVPIAISLGVSAIFVGWWWDMGIDMLSYNFFAGIAKVPLLAIPFFILAGFIMERAGIAARIVMLVETLVGNMTGGLAVATVGVATFWGAVSGSGPATVAALGLILIPAMVKSGYDKPFAAATVSVTSGLAIVIPPSIAFIVYGGIADVSVPALFAAGFIPGVVVAIFLMASVLITSRKKGYRGKPRSMPVSRALREAFWGVMTPVVILGGIYGGVFTPTEAAAVAIFYGLFVGVFIYRTINKLSILVDVLVESVKATAVIMFVVTCAGLYAWVASTVGLVERGASVLLSLSDNPIVLLLLINVILFIAGMLLDAISIYYVLLPFLLPIMAHFGWDPVWFGVMMTINLALGQVTPPVAVNLYVGAKISNLTMEEITPPVLPMLLASVLALVVIVLFPDITLFLPRLLGM